The following proteins are co-located in the Spirosoma montaniterrae genome:
- a CDS encoding Crp/Fnr family transcriptional regulator, whose amino-acid sequence MEKEPLAHYIEAIRPIGGETLTRVLTEFTACHYRKHMCLLQTGGTNNEYLFLTKGVIRAFTHNREGDEVTTGLYGPNSMVIEVASFFTRTPSLETLQTLTDCEGYSISFEQVNRLFHTIPDFREFGRAMLVKEFAAFKQRTLSMITQTAEERYVALMTGSPELIQHVPVKHIASYLGVTDTSLSRIRRELTKKS is encoded by the coding sequence ATGGAGAAAGAACCACTGGCTCATTACATAGAAGCTATCAGACCTATCGGTGGCGAAACGTTAACTCGTGTCTTAACAGAATTTACAGCCTGCCACTACAGGAAGCATATGTGTTTGCTCCAAACAGGCGGCACAAATAATGAGTATCTATTTTTGACCAAAGGCGTGATACGGGCTTTTACGCACAACCGCGAAGGCGATGAAGTAACAACAGGGCTATATGGGCCAAACAGCATGGTCATTGAGGTAGCCTCGTTTTTCACCCGAACGCCGTCTCTCGAAACGCTTCAGACATTGACCGACTGCGAGGGGTACAGCATCTCTTTTGAACAGGTGAACAGGCTTTTTCATACCATACCCGATTTTCGGGAATTTGGCCGGGCAATGCTGGTGAAAGAGTTTGCGGCCTTTAAACAGCGAACGCTGTCGATGATTACCCAAACTGCCGAAGAACGGTATGTGGCACTCATGACAGGTAGCCCGGAGTTGATTCAACACGTTCCGGTCAAACATATTGCGTCGTATCTCGGCGTTACCGACACGTCGCTGAGCCGCATCCGGCGTGAACTAACAAAAAAGTCGTAA